Proteins encoded in a region of the Isosphaeraceae bacterium EP7 genome:
- a CDS encoding PAS domain S-box protein gives MNESVQSSQFDERWFSTALRSIGDAVIATDGMGRILFINPVAAFLTGWTAAETRGKALAEIFHVVNEVSRQPVENPVDRILATRHDVNRASHLVLISREGTERPIEANGAPIVDDQETITGVVLVFRDVTEKRQAEEANERLAAVIESSDDIIVSKTLDGIITSWNGGAERLLGYSADEVIGRHVSMLMPAEYIEDTETILSRVRRGEKVDHYRSKRRRKDGTIIDVSLTVSPVRNSEGLIIGASKVGRDVTEQIRAHELNERLAAIVESSDDIIASKTLDGVITSWNKGAERVLGYSAGEVIGKHISAIMPPELVEDMPKILERIRRGERIDHYHTKRMRKDGVVIDVSLTVSPIRDAQGRVIGASKIGRDITQEKLIEAERQEAERRKDEFLAMLAHELRNPLSSISTAAHLLGQLETEEDLVWAKDVVIRHVKHLARLIDDLLDVSRISRGKISLRKECVTLSPIVSSAVESVRPLLEERKHELNLSLINVGLRLDADPLRLEQILINLLTNAAKYTDAGGKISLSARHDGPEIVITVEDTGIGIAPDLMPRIFELFSQGDRTIARSEGGLGIGLTLVQKLAEMHGGSVVALSDGPGKGSVFTVRLPAMDESTPQQPPRPWSLPRVARPSSRVLVVDDNTDSASGIARLLKLLGHDVKVAYEGEAAIEAARAHHPEIILLDIGLPGLDGYEVVKRLRSDECCKDSLIIAVTGYGQPEDLRRSKDAGFDHHIVKPVDYETLMSIFTTQTI, from the coding sequence ATGAACGAATCGGTCCAGTCATCCCAGTTCGACGAGCGTTGGTTCTCGACGGCGTTGAGGAGCATCGGCGACGCCGTCATTGCCACCGACGGGATGGGCCGGATCCTCTTCATCAACCCGGTCGCCGCGTTCCTCACCGGCTGGACGGCGGCCGAGACGCGCGGCAAGGCCCTCGCCGAGATCTTCCACGTCGTGAACGAAGTGAGCAGGCAGCCCGTCGAGAACCCGGTCGATCGGATCCTGGCGACGCGCCATGACGTGAACCGCGCGAGCCATCTGGTGCTCATCTCCCGTGAGGGGACGGAGAGGCCGATTGAAGCCAACGGCGCACCGATCGTCGATGATCAGGAAACCATCACCGGCGTCGTCCTGGTGTTCAGGGATGTGACCGAGAAGCGACAGGCCGAGGAGGCCAACGAGCGCCTCGCGGCCGTCATCGAGTCGTCCGACGACATCATCGTGTCGAAGACCCTGGACGGCATCATCACGAGCTGGAACGGGGGGGCCGAGCGGCTCCTCGGATATTCCGCCGACGAGGTGATCGGCCGGCACGTCTCGATGCTCATGCCGGCGGAATACATCGAGGACACCGAGACCATCCTCAGCCGTGTGCGACGGGGCGAGAAGGTCGACCACTATCGGTCGAAACGCAGGAGGAAGGACGGCACCATCATCGACGTCTCCCTCACCGTCTCCCCGGTCAGGAATTCGGAAGGCCTGATCATCGGGGCCTCGAAGGTCGGACGGGACGTGACGGAACAGATAAGGGCCCACGAGCTAAACGAGCGACTGGCCGCCATCGTCGAGTCGTCCGACGACATCATCGCTTCGAAGACCCTGGACGGCGTCATCACGAGCTGGAACAAGGGGGCCGAGCGCGTCCTCGGATATTCCGCCGGGGAGGTCATCGGGAAGCACATCTCGGCGATCATGCCGCCCGAGCTGGTCGAGGACATGCCGAAGATCCTGGAGCGGATCCGCCGAGGCGAGCGGATCGACCACTACCACACGAAGCGCATGCGGAAGGACGGCGTCGTGATCGACGTCTCCCTCACCGTCTCGCCCATCCGAGATGCTCAGGGGCGTGTCATCGGGGCGTCGAAGATCGGTCGCGACATCACGCAGGAGAAGCTCATCGAGGCCGAGCGTCAGGAGGCCGAACGAAGGAAGGACGAGTTCCTGGCGATGCTGGCCCACGAACTCCGGAACCCGCTCTCCTCGATCAGCACCGCGGCGCATCTTCTGGGGCAGCTCGAGACCGAGGAAGACCTCGTCTGGGCCAAGGACGTCGTCATCCGGCACGTGAAGCACCTGGCACGCCTGATCGACGACCTGCTCGATGTCTCTCGGATCTCGCGCGGGAAGATCAGCCTCAGGAAAGAGTGCGTCACGCTCTCGCCGATCGTCAGCAGCGCCGTCGAGTCCGTCCGCCCGCTCCTGGAGGAGCGTAAGCACGAGCTGAATCTGTCGCTCATCAACGTGGGCCTGAGGCTCGATGCCGATCCCCTGAGGCTCGAGCAGATCCTCATCAACCTGCTCACGAACGCGGCGAAGTACACGGACGCCGGCGGGAAGATCTCGCTCTCGGCGCGGCACGACGGCCCCGAGATCGTCATCACCGTGGAAGACACCGGCATTGGCATCGCCCCGGACCTGATGCCACGGATCTTCGAGCTCTTCTCCCAGGGCGACCGGACGATCGCGCGGTCCGAAGGGGGCCTGGGCATCGGCCTGACGCTGGTCCAGAAGCTGGCCGAGATGCACGGCGGGAGCGTCGTCGCCCTGAGCGACGGCCCCGGCAAGGGGAGCGTCTTCACGGTCCGTCTGCCCGCCATGGACGAGTCGACCCCGCAGCAACCGCCCCGACCGTGGAGCTTGCCACGCGTCGCCCGGCCGAGTTCCAGGGTGCTCGTCGTCGACGACAATACCGACAGCGCATCGGGTATCGCGCGACTCTTGAAGCTCCTCGGGCACGACGTCAAGGTGGCCTACGAAGGCGAAGCCGCCATCGAGGCCGCCCGTGCCCACCATCCCGAGATCATCCTGCTCGACATCGGCCTTCCCGGCCTGGACGGCTACGAGGTCGTGAAGCGCCTACGGTCGGACGAGTGCTGCAAAGACTCGCTCATCATCGCCGTCACCGGTTACGGCCAGCCCGAAGACCTCCGGCGGTCGAAGGATGCGGGGTTCGATCATCACATCGTGAAGCCCGTCGATTACGAGACGCTCATGTCAATCTTCACGACGCAGACGATCTAG